The sequence TGGCCGCCACCGGGTCAGTTCCGAACTGTTCCTCTATATGCCGTCGCCGGCCGGAGGCGAAGTGGAGTATGGCGCCGACTGCGACCAGGTTGATGGCAACTGGCGTCCGCGGGTATGGGGCGCCGCCTTTGCCGCCTTTACCTTCATTCACGACATGCCGGACTGGCTCAAGGAGCATGAGCCGGAATGGGATGTCAGCTATGTCACCCCCGAAACCGCGCGATATGTGCCGATAAAGGAAACGACAGAAGGCTGATCACCACGTAAACTTTCAACAGATTCCCGAAAGGCCGATCAGGAGCAGGCATCGCGGGGGTCTGTTGTTCTGTAAACCAGATTTCGAACCAAGGATAATTACAATGTCAAATCAAGAGCCACGCATTCCCGCCGTCACCGAAGCTGACTGGACCGACGAAATGCGCGATCTTTTCGAGGTCATGGAAGGGCCTGAAGCGCGGGAGAAGGGGCCGAGCCGGGAGATTATCAAATATCTTGCCCAGCATCCGGTTCTGTCTACAAAGTTTCTGGCTTTTGGGTCTCATCTGCTTTTCCATTCCAGTCTGCCGGACCGCGAGCGTGAATTGGTGACTCTTTATGTCGCCTGGAAAACCAAATCCGATTACGAGTGGATCAGTCACGTGCCGTTCGGGCTTCATGTTGGTGTGACCGCCGAAGAGATCCATGAAGTGAAGAAGGGGCCGTCCTCCGATATGTGGTCTGACAAGGACCGGGACCTGCTGGTTGCCTGTGATCAGTATCTGGAAAACTATTGCCTGGATGACGAACTCTGGGCATCGCTGTCCAGGGAATGGAGTACCGAGCAGATGGTAGAACTGCTGTTCACCATTGGTAACTACATGCTGTTTTCCGGGGTGCTGAACACATTGCGGATCCCGCTGGAGGCTGGAACCGAAGACTTCGTCAAAAACTTCGGTCTGCCGGATTAAATTACAGAAATTTTGGGACCAGCCGTACAGTTCCGGCTGGTCCTGCTGCTCGAAAACAGCGGCCAGTACAGGTGGGGGCAGGGGCACCGTTTCAATCACCGGCAGTTATATCTTTTATCATCAATAATGATGGCTCTTTGGCGAGTAATTTCTTGACAATCGAGATTTAAAAAGTTTTACTACAAAAATAAAAAATATCGAGATTTTGTAAAATTATTATTGTTACGATTTGGGCGTAACAGGTGCCGGCGAAACGAGCTGAAAATAACGATTTCGACCAGGTGCAGCTTATGGGTGGCTTTAAATGACGAATTTTTCTATTCGGGTATCAGGTGCTGACGAAAAGGAATTCCGCTGCGAGGCGGATGACACGATTCTCGGCGGTGCGTTGCGTAACGGCAACGGCTTCCCCTATGAGTGCAATTCCGGCGGCTGCGGCTCCTGCCAGTTCGAGCTGCTGGATGGTGAAGTCGAGGAGTTATGGCCGGATGCGCCGGGGCTGTCTCCGCGCGCAAGAGAACGGGGCCGTCGCCTGGCCTGTCAGTGCGTGCCGAAAACCGACCTTACTATCAAGGCCTCCTTCAGAGATGAATATGTGCCGGCGGTTGCGCCGAAAAAACAAAGCCTGACTTTTGTCGGTGCAAAACAGCTGACTCCGGATATGACTGAATTCAGTTTCAAGGCTTCCGAGGACGCCGAGTTCCTGCCCGGTCAGTTTGCCATGCTTGACCTGCCGGGCGTGGAAGGGCTGCGCGCCTATTCCATGAGCAACCTCGCCAATGCCGACGGCCTGTGGAATTTTGTCATCAAACGGGTCCCGGACGGGAAGGGGACTGCCTACCTGTTCGATATCATGAAGTCCGGTGATGAAATTTCTCTCGATGGGCCCTATGGCAACAGTTACCTGCGGACCGACAATGGTCGGGAAATCATCTGTGTGGCGGGCGGGTCCGGCCTGTCGCCGGTGCTGTCGATCCTGCGCGGCGCCGTTCAGGCGCCCGAGTTGGAAGGTCGCGGCTTGAAGCTGTTTTACGGTGGTCGCGGACCGCAGGATATCTGTGTGCATGATATCGTCGCGGCCGACCCGCTGCTGAGTTCAAGAGTTGAGGTGCATACGGCCATTTCAGATGAAGAGGCCCCCGGCGCGAGTGAGTGGACCGGCGCACGCGGATTTGTACATGAGTTGGTGAAAAATACCCTGGGCGACGACATCAAGGAGTTTGACTATTACTTCTGCGGGCCGCCGCCGATGACCGATGCTCTGCAACGAATGCTGATGCTGGAATACAAGGTGCCGGCAAAACAGATGTATTTTGACCGCTTCTATTAATTGAAATTGACGAAAAATCTAAGGGAAAGAGTTTATCATGGCTGCAAATAAAAAACTGATGACAGTCGAAGACGTTCAGGGCGCTTGGGCAATCATGCCGACACCGGCAACGGACGATGCTTCCGACTGGCATGCAACGGATACTGTTGATGCGGATGAAGTGACGCGTGCCGTAAAGGGTATGGTTGAGGCGGGGATCGATGGCATTCTTTCCCTCGGTACCCTGGGCGAATGTGCGACCCTGACCCGGGACGAAAAACGGAAGTTTATCGGCACAGCAGTAGAGGCTACCGAAGGCCGCATTCCCTTCTTTGCCGGTACGACTGCCCTTGGCACCCGCGAAACTATCGAGCAGACCCGCGAAGCCCAGGAGCTGGGCGCTGTCGGTACCATGCTCGGCCTGCCCATGTGGTGTGCTGCCGACATGACCACTGCCGTGAAATTTTACAAGGATGTGGCGGAAGCCTGTCCCGACATGGCGATCTGCGTTTACGCCAACCATGCCGCCTTCCGTTTCGCCTTCGCGACCGAGTTCTGGGAGCAGGTGGCGGATATTCCGCAGGTGATCATGGCTAAATATGGTGCCATTCCGACCCTGGCTGCCGATCTTGCCGCAACCAAGGGCCAGGTCAAATTCCTGCCGATCGAATCCATGTATCTTGAAGCTGTGAAGGTGGACTCGGAATTCTGTAACGCTTTCTGGTCCAGCGGTGCGGCGTGTGACCCGAGCCTCGCTTCCCATATCCGGGATGTTGTGGCAGCTGCTGTCGCTTCCAATGACTTTACGGCTGCTGAAGAACTGATCGGGGAAGTTGGCAAGACACTGTGGCCGCTGATCCCCGGTGGCAACAACTTCGATGAATTCAACAAATACAATATCGGGCTCGAGAAAGAGCGCATTAACGCCGGTGGCTGGATGAAAGCCGGTCCGTGCCGTCCGCCCTACACCTATGTGCCGGAAGAATATCTGGACGGCGCCCGCGCCTCCGGTCGCGGCTGGGCGGAACTGGCCAAAAAAGTTAAAGCGTAACGACCCGTACCGAGGAGGTTCAAATGAGCATCAATGCGATCGAGAAACTGCTGTGGCAGGTAAGTGTCAATCCTGCCGAGGCCCAGGCTCTGAGGGAAGACGCTGCCTCTTGTTTGAGCCGGTACAGGCTTGATGAAAAAGAGCGCTCCCTGGTGTCCGGCTGGCAGCTCAGGGCCATGCTGGACAGCGGGGTGCACCCCATGGTGCTGCTGATGGCCTATGCGGCCGTCAACGGTCCCGAGGCCGGCATGAAATATGCCGAAGAAATACACAAGCCCCAGGCTTGAGCTTCTTGAGTGAGAGGAAAAGGAACGAGACATGGCTGAAATAGTCGGCGGTTTTTTGATGCCGCATAACCCGATGCTGACACTGGCGCCGCAGGCAGCGGACCCTGAACAGGGTAAAGTGATTTTTGACTCCTTCGAGAAGATTGTAAATCGTGTCAAGGAGCTGGAAGCAGACACAGCGATCATCATTGGTGATGACCACTATACCAACTTCGGGCCCCATTGTTTTCCGGCCTGCCTGATCGCGACCGGCGATATCGATGGTCCGGTGGAACCGTTCCTCAACATCGAGCGGGCGCCGATGGCAAATAACGAGGAGCTTGCCCAGCATATTCTGAAGACAGGTTATGACGAAGGCATCGACTGGTCCTTTGCCAAATCCCTGACCGTCGATCACTCGATTGCCATTCCGCATCACCTGGCCGTCAAGTCGGTACCGGGCCTGAAAACCATTCCGATCTATCTGAACGCCGCTGTGGCGCCGCTGCTGCCCAGCAAGCGCGCCTACCAGATTGGCGAGAGCATCAAACATGCGGTCGAATCCTGGTCCGGCAATGAACGGGTTGTTGTGTACGGCACCGGCGGCATCAGTCACTGGGTTGGCAGTGTCGGCATGGGCCGCATTAATCCGGAATTTGATCACCGCATCCTCGAGATGTTCAGGAATGGCGACATTGAAGGCCTGATCGCCCTTGATGACGAGACGATCCTGAACGAGGGCGGCGACGGCTGCCTCGAAATCAAAAACTGGATCTGTGCAATGGGGGCCTTCCCCGGCGCCACGACGGAAACGATTTCCTATGAAGCTGTGCCCCAGTGGATCACCGGCATGGGCTTTGCCGAAATCAAAATGGCCGCCTGAAGCGAGGAACTGCGACGATGAGTAATATCGACTTCTATTTCGACTTTATCAGTCCCTACGCCTATCTGGCCAACAGTCAGTTGCCGGCGCTGGCCAGAAAATACGGCTACAGCATTAGCTACAAGCCCATTGACCTGAAGGCGGCGAAGCTGGCGGCCGGCAATACCGGGCCAGCGACCGCGCAGATGCCCGCCAAGCTGAAATATGCCATGGCCGACTTTGCCCGCTGGTCCAAAAAATACGACGTGCCGCTGGCTTTCGCCAATGTCATCCCGGTGACGGAACGGGCCAACAAAGGGGTCTTTTTTGCCGTCGAGAAGGGGCAGGCCGAAGAGTATGTCAATGCCCTTTGGAAAGCGACTTTTGGGTCAGCCGGTGATTTCAACAGTGACGAGCTGTTGAGCAGCGTCGCCAGCGAGATGGGATGGTCGCCCGAGGAATTCCTTGAGTTCGTTGAATCAGACGAAGCCGGGCGCCTTTATGACGAAGGCAACAAGGCTGCCCAGGACCGTGGTGTGTTCGGTGCGCCGATCATGATGGTGGGCGAAGAAATGTGGTGGGGGAACGATCGCCTCGATCTTCTCGAAGAATTTCTGGCAGAGCAGTCCGGGAGTTAGGGGCTGAAGCTTACAGCGTGCAGACGCGCGGTGAGGAGTCAACTGGAGAAAGCAAATGGTGGACATTAAAGAACTGATTGACGTAGAGAACTGGACCCATAGTCGCCGGATATTTTGGGACCGGGATATCTATGAGATGGAGCTTGAGCGGATTTTTGCGCGCTGCTGGCTGTTCCTGACCCATGAAAGTCAGATTCCCAATTACGGTGATTTCTTCGTCACCAAAATGGGGGAAGACGAAGTGGTTGTCACCCGCCAGAAGGATGGCACCATCAAGGCTTTCCTCAACCAGTGTCGTCACCGCGGTATGAAGCTCTGTATGGCGGAAGCCGGCAACGCTCGCGCTTTTTCCTGTGCCTATCACGGCTGGGCCTTTGGCGTGGACGGCGAACTGAAAAGTGTTCCCGCCGAACAGGAAGCCTATGGCCCCGCCTTCGATCGAGCCCAATGGGGCCTGCGGCCGGTGGCCAAGGTGGAAAGCTACCAGGGATTTATCTTCGGCTGTATGGATGCCAATGCGCCGTCCCTGGTCGACTACCTGGGCGATGCAGCTTGGTATATGGATGTCTGGGCCGGTGTTCCCGGCGGACTGGAATTTATCGGCCCGCCGAGCCGCTCCATCATCAAGTCAAACTGGAAATCACCGCCGGAAAACTTTGTCGGCGACTCCTACCACATCGGCTGGACCCACGCCAACGCCCTGAAGGCGATGATGGGCGAGGTCATGCCACAGGTTGCCTTTGCCGACCCGAAAGCTGGTTTCCAGGTCACAACCCGTTACGGTCACGGCCACGGCATCAGCCACAGCCCGGGTCCTCTGCTGCTGGCCCCGAGCTGCCCCGACCTGTTTGAATGGCAGGCAAAACGCTCTGCCGAGATGGCGCCGGAAATCGGTGAAAAGGCTGCGAAAATTTATGCAGAACATTGGGATGCCACCATCTTCCCTAACTGTTCTTACCTTCTGGGAACCTATGTTTTCAAAGCCTGGCACCCGATCGGACCTGACAAGATGGAGGTCATGACATGGGCCTTTGCTGAGAAAGACATGCCCGATGACCTGAAGCAGCGCCTCCACGTGGCAGTTCACCGTGTGTTTGGTACAGCCGGTATGCTGGAGGGAGACGATATCGATAACTTCGAATATATCACGAGGCCCAATGAGGGGCATGTTACCCGCCAGGGACGCCTGAACCTGCAGATGGGGATGGGGTATGAGCGCGAGGATCCGGACTATCCCGGCGTTATCGGGAACTTCCTGAGCGAACATGGCCAACGCGGCTTCTACCGGTCTTGGGCCGACTGTTTGTCCTCTGACAACTGGTCCGAACTGGAATCTAAAACCGCGACCTGGAGGGAAGACCTCCTGCGCAAAAAGAACGCCTGAGAACGGGAGTACGGAAAATGAATGATCACCAACCTGTTTCCATGGAAGTGCATCACGAAATCCAGCAGTTTCTCTATAAGGAAGCGCGGTTTCTGGATGACGAGATGATGCGTGAATGGCTGACCGACATGGTGGATCCGGAAATCCGCTATCAGCTGGTTGTACGCGATGAACGTTTTCGCAAGGACAAGAGCCCGGACAGGGAACGGGAAGTTTATCTGTTTGATGACGATTTCACCATCCTGGACTTGCGTGTCAAACAGTTTGAAACCGGCTTGCAGTATATGAACGATCCGGCCCAGCGGATGATCCGTGTTGTCTCCAATGTGGAAGCTTTCCACCGTGACAGTGACGGAGAATTCGAGGTTCACTCCTATGGCATCGCGTCACGGTTCCGTCGTCAGTATGAAGGCGAACGTTCCGTGTTCCGCCGGAAGGATGTGCTGCGGCGCGCAGATGACGGCACGCTGAAGCTGCTGTCACGGCGGATTGAACTGGGTGAGCGCGTCGTCCGGAACAAGAATCTTTTATTCTTTCTTTGAGCGAACAGGGGATCGGTTAAACTGTCAGCAAATTGATCCAGTTCACTAGAAAGTCTCGGAAGGAGTTGAACACTATGCGCAAGAAACAAAAAGATGATCCCAAAAGCGGCACGCTGGTCGAGATGGCCCATGCGGCGCTGAAAAAGGATATCATTGCCGGATTTCTTCGGCCCGGCGAGAAGTTGCGTGTGGAGCACCTGAAGCAGAAATACGGGGTCAGCAGCGGCACCCTGCGTGAAGCGCTGACGATGCTGATTGCCGACAAGCTTGTGGAAGTCGAAGGGCAACGGGGCTTTACCGTCGCATTGGTTTCTGCTGAGGATTTGAAAGATCTTTGCCACATCCGGATCCTGCTGGAGAAGGAAGCGATCAGAGAGTCCATTGAACATGGAGATGATGAGTGGGAAGCCAGTGTCGTGTCCTCCTACCACATCCTCAGCCGGGCGACGAAGGCTTTTTCCGAAAACCCCAAGGATGAAAATTTGCTTGCCGAGTGGGAACGCCGACATCGCGAATTTCATCTTTCCCTGATTTCCGCTGCACCGTCCGCGTGGATCCGTTACTTCCTGGATACAGCTTATCAGCAGTATGAGCGTTACCGTCATATGTTCCTGGAAGTTGCAGAGGAATTTTACAAGGATCGTGACGCCGCTGCAGAGCATGAGGCATTGCTGAATGCTGTACTGGACAGGGATGCTGATCTGGCGGCGAAATTGATTGAAGAGCACCTGACACTGTCCATCAACGAGTGGGTGGGATATTTCGAAAAAATTGGCGCCTTTGCCTCCTCCGAGGATGCGGCAAAAGTGAAGAAGGCTGGATAG comes from Emcibacter nanhaiensis and encodes:
- a CDS encoding carboxymuconolactone decarboxylase family protein, whose amino-acid sequence is MSNQEPRIPAVTEADWTDEMRDLFEVMEGPEAREKGPSREIIKYLAQHPVLSTKFLAFGSHLLFHSSLPDRERELVTLYVAWKTKSDYEWISHVPFGLHVGVTAEEIHEVKKGPSSDMWSDKDRDLLVACDQYLENYCLDDELWASLSREWSTEQMVELLFTIGNYMLFSGVLNTLRIPLEAGTEDFVKNFGLPD
- a CDS encoding dihydrodipicolinate synthase family protein, which gives rise to MAANKKLMTVEDVQGAWAIMPTPATDDASDWHATDTVDADEVTRAVKGMVEAGIDGILSLGTLGECATLTRDEKRKFIGTAVEATEGRIPFFAGTTALGTRETIEQTREAQELGAVGTMLGLPMWCAADMTTAVKFYKDVAEACPDMAICVYANHAAFRFAFATEFWEQVADIPQVIMAKYGAIPTLAADLAATKGQVKFLPIESMYLEAVKVDSEFCNAFWSSGAACDPSLASHIRDVVAAAVASNDFTAAEELIGEVGKTLWPLIPGGNNFDEFNKYNIGLEKERINAGGWMKAGPCRPPYTYVPEEYLDGARASGRGWAELAKKVKA
- a CDS encoding aromatic ring-hydroxylating oxygenase subunit alpha, giving the protein MVDIKELIDVENWTHSRRIFWDRDIYEMELERIFARCWLFLTHESQIPNYGDFFVTKMGEDEVVVTRQKDGTIKAFLNQCRHRGMKLCMAEAGNARAFSCAYHGWAFGVDGELKSVPAEQEAYGPAFDRAQWGLRPVAKVESYQGFIFGCMDANAPSLVDYLGDAAWYMDVWAGVPGGLEFIGPPSRSIIKSNWKSPPENFVGDSYHIGWTHANALKAMMGEVMPQVAFADPKAGFQVTTRYGHGHGISHSPGPLLLAPSCPDLFEWQAKRSAEMAPEIGEKAAKIYAEHWDATIFPNCSYLLGTYVFKAWHPIGPDKMEVMTWAFAEKDMPDDLKQRLHVAVHRVFGTAGMLEGDDIDNFEYITRPNEGHVTRQGRLNLQMGMGYEREDPDYPGVIGNFLSEHGQRGFYRSWADCLSSDNWSELESKTATWREDLLRKKNA
- a CDS encoding 2Fe-2S iron-sulfur cluster-binding protein; the protein is MTNFSIRVSGADEKEFRCEADDTILGGALRNGNGFPYECNSGGCGSCQFELLDGEVEELWPDAPGLSPRARERGRRLACQCVPKTDLTIKASFRDEYVPAVAPKKQSLTFVGAKQLTPDMTEFSFKASEDAEFLPGQFAMLDLPGVEGLRAYSMSNLANADGLWNFVIKRVPDGKGTAYLFDIMKSGDEISLDGPYGNSYLRTDNGREIICVAGGSGLSPVLSILRGAVQAPELEGRGLKLFYGGRGPQDICVHDIVAADPLLSSRVEVHTAISDEEAPGASEWTGARGFVHELVKNTLGDDIKEFDYYFCGPPPMTDALQRMLMLEYKVPAKQMYFDRFY
- a CDS encoding 2-hydroxychromene-2-carboxylate isomerase, giving the protein MSNIDFYFDFISPYAYLANSQLPALARKYGYSISYKPIDLKAAKLAAGNTGPATAQMPAKLKYAMADFARWSKKYDVPLAFANVIPVTERANKGVFFAVEKGQAEEYVNALWKATFGSAGDFNSDELLSSVASEMGWSPEEFLEFVESDEAGRLYDEGNKAAQDRGVFGAPIMMVGEEMWWGNDRLDLLEEFLAEQSGS
- a CDS encoding GntR family transcriptional regulator, with the protein product MRKKQKDDPKSGTLVEMAHAALKKDIIAGFLRPGEKLRVEHLKQKYGVSSGTLREALTMLIADKLVEVEGQRGFTVALVSAEDLKDLCHIRILLEKEAIRESIEHGDDEWEASVVSSYHILSRATKAFSENPKDENLLAEWERRHREFHLSLISAAPSAWIRYFLDTAYQQYERYRHMFLEVAEEFYKDRDAAAEHEALLNAVLDRDADLAAKLIEEHLTLSINEWVGYFEKIGAFASSEDAAKVKKAG
- a CDS encoding aromatic-ring-hydroxylating dioxygenase subunit beta yields the protein MNDHQPVSMEVHHEIQQFLYKEARFLDDEMMREWLTDMVDPEIRYQLVVRDERFRKDKSPDREREVYLFDDDFTILDLRVKQFETGLQYMNDPAQRMIRVVSNVEAFHRDSDGEFEVHSYGIASRFRRQYEGERSVFRRKDVLRRADDGTLKLLSRRIELGERVVRNKNLLFFL
- a CDS encoding protocatechuate 3,4-dioxygenase, which codes for MAEIVGGFLMPHNPMLTLAPQAADPEQGKVIFDSFEKIVNRVKELEADTAIIIGDDHYTNFGPHCFPACLIATGDIDGPVEPFLNIERAPMANNEELAQHILKTGYDEGIDWSFAKSLTVDHSIAIPHHLAVKSVPGLKTIPIYLNAAVAPLLPSKRAYQIGESIKHAVESWSGNERVVVYGTGGISHWVGSVGMGRINPEFDHRILEMFRNGDIEGLIALDDETILNEGGDGCLEIKNWICAMGAFPGATTETISYEAVPQWITGMGFAEIKMAA